cgcccagcactcgggatatgcttggcaccaccagggaatcatctacacgtcatcaagtattggacatataagaagatcaaattaaaccaacttaatctcaaaacgaatcaatattgatgttcttcatttacctcaaggtactgctcccgggtcagctgcatctctcttgtgtATTTcctggttttcctctctccaagcttcgacccgtagtaggttacgatggcctggatacgcacctcgtgatgcatgtcagtgacgagttttttataggcttcggtagtcacctgctccgccctagcctcaaattcctcctcgcatctgtaataagtctgcatacaaaagtgatgtatccattcattatttcaagaaaagtccaatgaatgcgatgtattgagcaatgttgtgcgagggagacttacccaaaactctgccttcacccgcgccgccttgttggggtactccgcatcgagggtgacgacgtagtggtcaaacgagtaggccggctccgtcttcgatgcgtacgtgacaatggcggagaagtgttgcctgcacagaagacccaggatgccgttgactagccgtacgctaccacccgacacaaccacccagttcctgcacaagtgattaagaaaaagtattagttttttcatcatatcatatgaagtagtggtgataacatataaagttacttacttttgcccttcggggcgaatcactgggcgttggtgaggaagcggaacctgtgggaggctcgcgagacctcacaagtagacactcgaagaggagtcggaggaagcagaacccgtgcctgccgcctcccctcctcctcctcgtccatctgccgaaccagctcctcgtccgactcatccacgggcgccacctcctcctctagctcttcctcacgcggcgtgggaggagatagccccctcctgcggctggcggtcctcctcctcctcctcctgtccgatcccttcgccgccccctccgcctcctcctacagccggcgtggtctttggtaaattgaGTTCACGGATCTATGACGGTcgtccgccatctttgttcaatcacttgcaataaaaaaaacaaaacgtaattagaaataggtgcaaaaatgaacaaaacataattacaaaaaacatagtaatacatgtattagaaatatatgcaaaaataaacaaaacataattacaaaaaacatagtattacatgtattagaaataatcttcatgattgagattagctgaaTCATAGGTCTCGTcgtcactatcaacattgtccaactcatcaacactatccgaaggaggaatgttgtcttcaatgtcattgcctaaacgtaatcgctcaagcatttgtatgtccttcagatttcgcacctcgtctccagcgtcctcatcatcatccctttcattgtctacttccattcctatctctttggttaagtctatgtcaaacctcccttgtagcccctcttcttgatagaactctccatcatatgtgtttgagtTGAAGTTGTAAtattcatcgtttgggacaggtagtttaccatgtggcgataccttgtgcacaatataccaacccttaagatgctcggcatctttgcacgcgtatgacgtataataaacctagacagcctattgagccacaatgtagacatcttttcctagatagacggaatcctatcgaatctcaactagcccaagcttaggggtccgtctcgttactccaggatgaaaccagtggcatttgaatatgacaggagtaagatgtttggaaccatagaatgatagttcgtagatttcttcaattcttccataatagtcgagtccatcagtgccgggcataacaactccgctgtttgtggttttttgattgggccgactctgctcgtagcttgctgtgtgaaaacgatatccattcacgtcataactggtaaatgacttgaccctaacggcatagCCGTTTGCAACttgtctcagctcgtcacttataggcgtattagtttgggctttctgtttgaaccaacaaatgaaatcggggctctatgatcccgcaccccgtgaaagaaggatatcattttcttgcggggtaggttgccttgatccatgctaggattgacaaagaaattccctgtaccaacgggaaacaagggggttggacgaagaaacaaggacatacggcaaaatgaaacaagtttgttcagaacttacccaatgaacgactGCACCTCgataaggttggtcaacacatatagcatgatactgcgccactcttcatttttcaattgcttagtggtcgatgcacttgcgcttccgagttgcccttggaaaaggttgATGtttgattcattttcgccagcattgtaatgagggggtggattataaacgctaggaaggttctcagtgtagtatttctttgtgaagttcgacacctcctctagaatgtatgcctctgcaatggaagcctcaattttggctttatttctacaatttttgcgaagagtcttcagacatctctcgattggatagcaccaacggttctgcacgggcccctCCATCCGTgtctcatacgggaggtgcacaatcaaatgctgcatcggcaagaagtagccgggtggaaagatcttttccaacttacagagcaacacgggtgtcgctttttccaagtcatcaatgacggtccgagagagcttcttggcacaaagctggcggaataagtagctcaactctgccagcacttgccagacatgctccgagACATAGcttcgaaccatcgccggaagaagccgctcaatccatatgtggtagtcatgactcttcatcccgttgactcgcagagtgcctaagttcactctcctctttagattcgctgcatacccatcagggaacattagcgtcttgatccattcaagtacttccctcctttggtcctttttcaagacgaaatcgcccttaggccttctccaggtcttgccacgactaggaggctgcatctcttgatttggtctatcgcacaacgttgccaggtccactctagccttagggttgtccttagacttttcagtgtccatgagtgttgcccaaagtgcctcggcgacatttttttcagtgtgcattacatcaatgttatatgGCAGAAGaatgtcatcgaaataggggagcctcgtcatgcccgagatatgagtccacatatgttgctcaccatatcccacaaaaccaccttcttcattgggcacgagagcatctatctgagcatgaacctcggcaccagtcatcatccgcggtgcagggtttatcactttgacacctttcgtaaagttcttgatgtcttgtctgaatggatggtcaagaggtaggaattgacgatgtctgtcgaacgatgaatacttgccacccttctgcaaccaaatgaacctcacacctttcttgcatattgggcatgggaagtttcacatgtggagatgtcctggtttgtaagcatcgtacgtgataacgtgcaccaaaccttctcaattttttatcacatcctccacatatgatatcatgacatctcgacaagtttcatgatttttggacttcgtttgcattttatagaatttaaaaacaattcgtccgcaagtttgtggtcatgtttcgtgaacaagatgttcgaaatttcaggtccgttcctggatacggcctcacactacactcaataccatgaatatcattttttgaatcattaaattccattattcgatgcacgtgcagttcaaatttgcattttccgaaaaaattcaattaaatgaaataaattaactaaatatagcaaacagttccggaaatgtaccaaatttcgacatggagtaccaagtactgtaagaggactacagaaaaagtttggaggttaaaatacaaaaaaaaatttggtttgccgagtgtcatcttttgacactcggcaaacatgctctttgctgagtgccagctgccaggcactcggcaaagtgttccctttgccgagtgtccgtggggacactcggcaaagtgcgtgccaatttttttttaaaaatgtttGCCAAGTGCCTCttcgcccggcactcggcaaagtggtattttttatttaaaaaaagatgcagtgcggtttagggtttagataaaaaaaacacctttgccgagtgccccgatctggcactcggcaaaccggcagccatagtcctttgccgagtgtcagggtctggcactcggcaaagaagttttttgccgagtgcctacccgctggcactcggcaaacctggacgGCAGGCGGCGGCTGTTACCTGACGCCattttttgccgagcgccagagtttgccgagtgcctaacactcggcaaaaagggcctttgccgagtgtctggctttgccgagtgcctgacactcggcaaagccttctttgtcgagtgtatatcgttgccgagtgcccgacttttaacactcggcaaagaaagttgcactcggcaaaggccctgtttCTCATAGTATATACTGATGGATGTTATTATAAAGAAAACAGAACACATCAAATACAATTAATATTAGCCTAGATTTTAGACACCaataaaacaatatagaaaacaaaacccATGAGCCCCGTGTCGTGGGCTCATGTGCCTTCCTTTGGTACTAAGGTGTACAAGGCTTACTaaattagagagagagagagagagaggtgcaaAAACAGAAGAAGCAAAAATTAGGCTAAAACAAACGAGCTATGTTGCTGCTTGCTGAGAAATAACACTTATGTCGTTGTGCAATGCTTGCTCTATTCCAAATTTTCCAGATGCACGCCTATGTATACCAACCAAAATCCTTCTGATTGAACTTGGGACACTGAAGTAGCATGTGTTCCTATACATGGTGAACACTTACAGCATTAGACTACGGGAAGATTAAGATCAATGGTATGCGGGATACTGCGAAGATGTGTGTGTTAGATGTGTAACGGCTTGTCCTCATCGCGCGTGGGCTTGTCCCGGATGAGCTCCTTCTCGTGGCAAGGATTGACATCTAGGGATGCACAGATCTACTCTATGATATGTGCTGCCTATATtacacggatacggatacgggtATCGGATAcgatacgtatcggatacgcGGATACGCTATTCTCCAAAAAAACAATGACACGGGGATACGGCTAGGATTTTtttaataatagtaataataacatGATTTAATATGAAATAACATCCGGTCATCTACAGACCACAGGTTCACACTTCACAAACATAATTGCGTTCACATACGCGGTACATAACAGATAACACATGCAACTTAACCAAGACACTTGCTCTTCTAGGATTCTACTCGACTACTCGTCTTCATCATTACGTGGGTTCCCCTCCGTATCATTGTCGTCTCCACCTTCAAAAGACACACTCTCCATTTCAGGTTCATCAAGAGAGAGATCAGCAACTTCTAGAATTCCAACACCAGATAAAgattcaaagccatctcctcccACATCCCACATTCTTGTTGGCCCTGTACTATAATCTTCCGCCTTTCTTGATAGAAGTCTCAAATTGTTATGTATAAAGACCAAGTCTTCAGCACGTTCAGGAGCTAGTTTGTTTCTTTGTATGCTATGAATGAAGTTGTATGTGCTCCAATTCCTCtcacaacaagaagaagaagctggCTGATTGAGTAATTGGAGAGCTAATTTTTGCAGCATAGGAATAGACTGTCCATGATTTGCCCACCACTTCAATGGGTCAAGTACCCATCTGTCATAAATGGAGTCAAAGTCATTGAGTTCTTCTGAGCAAGTAGCAAACCTTGAGTACTCATCTTTAACTTGATTGAGATCTTTAAGAACAGGGAAGAATTTCCTAAAGCATTTCATTCTCTGTACTGAAATATCAAGGTCCTTATGTGGGGGTTGACGTCCTTCACTTTCACTAATCCATTTCTCATGATAGTAAATACAAATAAATATGATCAACACAATGCAAATGAACAAAGAATGGACAGCAGCCATTTATAATACAAAAATGGAGTGGACTGAGTGGTAGAAAATTTTTACCTTGGATTAAGTGAATGTGCAAGACAAATGAGAGGTGTGTTGCTTTTTGACCAGCGATCAACCAATATGTCTTGAACAGTAGAGAAGAAGGTGGATTGTtcattataattcttcttttCTTTAGTATATATCACTTTCTTCACTTTTGCTATCATAGTGTCCCACATCTCATAAATTAGATGAAGGCAGGGTCTATCAGTGTCAGCCATACGTAGCATTTCATAAATGGGATCAGTGAAATCAACAATGTACTCCACATTCTCCCACCATTGCCTACAAAGAATTTTATCTCTCACATGTCGTGCTGTCCCTGCATTATCATCTCTGTAAGTTTCCCATGCATCACTAATCACCATGCTTTGGAGTGCTCTCTTGACCATCAAAAACCGCTTTAACATAACAACAACTGATGCAAATCTTGTTTCAGCTACAGCTAGTAACTTCAACTTGCTAAACTCATTGAATATTGATAACCTCATGCCATGGTTCATTATATAATTCTTGATCATATTAGCATCCCCAGCTATTAAAGTTATCCAATGCAACTCATGATATACTATCTCTTGCTCTTCAGTACGTGGCAATTTAGCAGCACAAATATTTTTCAGTGCAAGATTGAGGGTGTGAACAATACAAGGAGTCCAGAATATGTTATCATACTTTTGCTGAACAATAAGACCCACACCTTTGCAGTTTGCTACATTATCTGTGATGATTTGGACCACATTTTTTGGTCTAACTTCTTCTACAACAGCCATTAGCTTCTCTGCAATATACTCTTTTGTCTTCACTTCACCTGAAGCATCAATAGCTCGCAAAAACATTGGTGAAGTTTCAGAAACAGCAATAAAGTTAATGAGTGGCCTTCTTTGTGCATCAGTCCAACCATCAGAACATAtcactaccggacagagcatctttgccgagggcaaataatcgggcgctcggcaaagagtctttgccgagggcctgaccctcggcaaagaacagccctcggcaaagactctttgccgagggccagaccctcggcaaagacaagcacacggcaacaataattatttgccgagggctaaaccctcggcaaagggccggccctcggcaacaccGCCTGACACGATGTCCGTCTTGTACcgtcaatctttgccgagggcatcaccgttaggccctcggcaaagactttttaaccgtttttgcaaatttttttaaaaaatcctttgccgagcgccctgtgacctggccctcggcaaagacagtctttgccgagtgtcaaggttggcactcggcaaattaaaaaaaaattgttttttttctccccattttttcctgggccagcagagggagaaggagaggagcaagaggaagaaagagaag
The sequence above is a segment of the Miscanthus floridulus cultivar M001 unplaced genomic scaffold, ASM1932011v1 fs_311_3_4, whole genome shotgun sequence genome. Coding sequences within it:
- the LOC136531259 gene encoding uncharacterized protein; its protein translation is MFLRAIDASGEVKTKEYIAEKLMAVVEEVRPKNVVQIITDNVANCKGVGLIVQQKYDNIFWTPCIVHTLNLALKNICAAKLPRTEEQEIVYHELHWITLIAGDANMIKNYIMNHGMRLSIFNEFSKLKLLAVAETRFASVVVMLKRFLMVKRALQSMVISDAWETYRDDNAGTARHVRDKILCRQWWENVEYIVDFTDPIYEMLRMADTDRPCLHLIYEMWDTMIAKVKKVIYTKEKKNYNEQSTFFSTVQDILVDRWSKSNTPLICLAHSLNPRKAEDYSTGPTRMWDVGGDGFESLSGVGILEVADLSLDEPEMESVSFEGGDDNDTEGNPRNDEDE